One window from the genome of Eucalyptus grandis isolate ANBG69807.140 chromosome 7, ASM1654582v1, whole genome shotgun sequence encodes:
- the LOC104429707 gene encoding disease resistance protein RUN1-like, translated as MDKEQRKRKRPEEESTRGASSSSSISPEATGLRSGQYDVFLNFRGSDTRKTFTDHLYRNLVKAGTVPFCVFRDENSIPIGEEFGSEILDAIVRSKISIPVISENYASSKWCLRELVHIMECKKSMQHIVLPIFYKVAPSDVRRLKGNFGNAFHLRRERYDEKDIQEWQQALNEVSYLHGWESDKFEDGHEGELIEHVVGTVLSKLQEDFQLNVPKQLVGLDDCLKNIMNWIDSPSFSARMIGIYGMGGIGKTTLAKIIHNQLSNKFVHVSFLPDVRESTKRHGITYLQSQLISDILQSKNEVSRIDDGINIIKSRFKGKKVLILLDDIDDKNQLDALAGERNWFMVGSLIIVTTRNEAILDQSEFEVDYKYELNGLDKVHALLLFNRHAFPMDHSPKDFDGISRDIISTMGGLPLALKVVGSYLYKKKE; from the exons ATGGACAAAgagcagaggaagagaaagagaccAGAGGAAGAGAGCACTCGGGGAGCGTCCTCTTCTTCATCCATCTCTCCAGAAGCCACAGGTTTACGTAGCGGTCAATACGATGTGTTCTTGAACTTTAGAGGCTCGGATACCCGCAAGACATTCACCGATCACCTCTATCGCAATCTGGTCAAGGCAGGGACTGTACCGTTTTGCGTGTTTAGGGACGAGAACAGCATCCCAATTGGTGAGGAATTTGGTTCAGAGATTCTTGATGCCATCGTACGGTCTAAGATTTCGATCCCCGTCATCTCCGAAAATTATGCTTCGAGCAAATGGTGCCTCCGTGAGCTCGTTCATATCATGGAATGCAAGAAGAGCATGCAACACATAGTGTTGCCTATATTTTACAAAGTTGCCCCATCGGATGTGCGGCGTCTAAAGggaaattttggaaatgccTTCCATTTGAGGCGGGAGCGTTATGATGAGAAGGATATCCAGGAATGGCAACAAGCACTTAATGAAGTCAGTTACTTACATGGATGGGAATCTGATAAATTTGAGGACGG GCATGAAGGAGAACTAATAGAACATGTGGTTGGAACTGTTCTAAGCAAGTTACAAGAAGATTTTCAACTAAATGTGCCTAAGCAACTAGTTGGACTTGATGATTGTCTAAAGAACATTATGAATTGGATAGACAGTCCTTCCTTTAGTGCTCGAATGATTGGAATTTATGGCATGGGTGGGATaggcaagacaactcttgccaagatCATTCACAATCAACTCTCGAACAAATTTGTGCATGTCAGCTTCCTTCCAGATGTTCGAGAATCTACCAAGCGCCACGGTATTACGTATTTACAAAGTCAACTAATATCGGATATACTACAAAGCAAAAATGAAGTGTCTAGAATTGATGAtggaattaatataatcaaatctagattcaaaggaaaaaaggttctcattcttttggatgatATAGATGACAAGAATCAACTAGATGCATTGGCTGGGGAACGTAATTGGTTTATGGTAGGAAGTTTGATCATTGTTACAACTAGAAATGAAGCTATTCTTGATCAATCTGAATTCGAGGTGGACTACAAGTATGAATTGAATGGATTGGATAAGGTGCAtgctttgcttttatttaaTAGACATGCATTTCCTATGGACCATTCTCCGAAGGACTTTGATGGTATATCTCGTGATATCATATCTACCATGGGTGGGCTTCCCTTGGCACTTAAAGTCGTAGGTTCAtacttgtataaaaaaaaagaataa